In Sparus aurata chromosome 2, fSpaAur1.1, whole genome shotgun sequence, a single genomic region encodes these proteins:
- the hepacama gene encoding hepatic and glial cell adhesion molecule a produces MKVERKTSSTGDSFTDIPSLLTLSGLLLLLLLLLLAGEVSGVNVTSQTEVVRGTVGKEALLSVSYSSSSADKPVIKWQIKRDKEKPITVVQSIGTDIIGNLRPEYRNRILVFENGSLLLHNLQLSDEGAYEVEISITDDTFTGERHIELTVDVPVSKPYIQMMASSVLEYSEHFNLHCSHDNGTKPIYGWLKGGKVLSNDSRLLLSHDQKVLTIARVLMSDDDVYACTVENPISSMRSIPVKLTVYRRSSLYIILSTGGIFLLITLVTVCACWKPSKKKHRPVPQRAPIYVEQSENGHDVDVVPKPSTLGRRSPMPLYVLTEDETLERLEECSGNAVSQSEMNIPATYAPVLPPSNNRTERPVWTAPRRYPRSPSPLAQPLPQPLPGPPLRPIRSPAHSPGSSPRSFSPIRKARPPVGIPTSSHLPVEAECAEPCDQTQCPSQQ; encoded by the exons ATGAAGGTGGAGAGGAAGACCTCCTCTACGGGCGACAGTTTTACAGACATTCCTTCACTACTGACGCTCtccggcctcctcctcctcctccttctccttctcctcgcAG GTGAGGTGTCGGGGGTGAATGTGACCAGCCAAACCGAGGTGGTGAGGGGCACGGTGGGCAAAGAGGCCCTCTTGTCGGTCAGCTACTCCAGCAGCAGCGCCGACAAGCCCGTGATCAAGTGGCAGATAAAGAGGGACAAAGAGAAACCCATCACCGTCGTGCAGTCCATTGGAACAGACATCATAGGGAACCTGAGGCCGGAGTACCGCAACCGCATCCTAGTGTTCGAGAATGGCTCCCTGCTGCTTCACAACCTGCAGCTGTCAGACGAAGGGGCCTACGAGGTGGAGATCTCCATCACTGACGACACCTTCACTGGAGAGCGCCACATTGAGCTCACTGTGGATG TTCCTGTGTCCAAACCTTACATCCAGATGATGGCCTCGTCCGTCCTGGAATACAGCGAGCACTTTAACCTACACTGTTCCCACGATAACGGCACGAAGCCCATCTACGGCTGGCTGAAGGGAGGCAAGGTGCTGAGCAACGACTCACGACTGCTGCTCTCACATGACCAAAAGGTGCTGACCATCGCTCGCGTCCTGATGTCTGATGACGATGTTTACGCCTGCACGGTGGAGAACCCCATCAGCAGCATGAGGAGCATACCTGTCAAGCTAACTGTCTACA GACGGAGCTCGCTATACATCATCCTGTCCACCGGAGGCATATTCCTCCTAATCACCCTGGTGACAGTGTGTGCCTGTTGGAAACCCTCCAA AAAGAAGCATCGACCCGTCCCCCAAAGAGCTCCCATCTATGTGGAGCAGAGTGAAAATGGCCATGATG TTGATGTTGTTCCCAAACCATCTACACTCGGTCGAAGGAGTCCCATGCCTCTTTATGTTCTCACTGAAGAT GAGACTCTGGAGCGTTTGGAAGAATGCTCTGGCAAtgctgtcagccaatcagaaatgAATATCCCTGCTACCTATGCTCCGGTCCTTCCCCCCTCCAACAACAGAACTGAACGGCCTGTCTGGACCGCCCCACGCAGATACCCCCGCAGCCCCTCTCCACTGGCACAGCCTCTCCCACAACCCCTCCCAGGTCCTCCCCTACGCCCCATCCGCTCGCCGGCTCACTCGCCCGGTTCATCTCCACGCAGCTTCAGTCCCATAAGAAAAGCCCGTCCACCGGTGGGAATCCCCACCAGCAGCCACCTGCCTGTAGAGGCGGAGTGTGCAGAGCCTTGTGATCAGACTCAGTGTCCATCACAGCAGTGA
- the pde9ac gene encoding high affinity cGMP-specific 3',5'-cyclic phosphodiesterase 9A isoform X3 yields the protein MGSSSSSYAPKTIYLDVDGKVQKVVFSRHCSPCDIKELLCSSSNIPRNTAIMMVDPEGALVSIDPTMPTNSPNFLYKVVPLSTGQLGEKEDMFQNVLSQVAEQFSRAFRINELKTEVTNRLAMLEKRVELEGLKVVEIERCKNDLKKLRDEMTSRGGGRVNCPCKYNFDDGKKVTPRRDVPNYPKYTLSQETIEALKKPTFDVWHWEHNEMLSCLEYMYHDLGLVKEFNMNPITLKRWLLAIQENYRNNPFHNFRHCFCVSQMMYGMIHLCNLQEKLTLTDMGILMTAAVCHDLDHPGYNNTYQINARTELAVRYNDISPLENHHCAVAFQILSLPECNIFANVDPEAFKQIRQAIITLILATDMARHGEILDSFKQKVDNFDFTNEEHVTCLKMVLIKCCDISNEVRPTEVAEPWVDCLLEEYFMQSDREKSEGLPVAPFMDRDKVTKPTAQIGFIKFVLIPMFETVMKLFPQIEEIMVQPLRDSRDHYEELKQIDDAMTEKKKTESMSLGGKKK from the exons ATGggctccagctcctcctcctatGCCCCCAAAACCATTTACCTGGATGTGGACGGGAAAGTGCAAAAG GTGGTGTTCAGTCGCCACTGCAGCCCATGTGACATCAAGGAGCTCCTGTGTTCCTCATCTAACATTCCCAG GAACACGGCCATCATGATGGTGGACCCAGAGGGCGCCTTGGTCTCCATAGATCCAACCATGCCCACCAACTCTCCAAA CTTTCTGTACAAAGTTGTCCCTCTGTCCACTGGCCAGCTCGGAG agaagGAGGACATGTTTCAGAATGTGCTGTCCCAGGTGGCGGAGCAGTTCAGCAG AGCCTTTCGCATCAACGAGTTGAAGACTGAGGTCACCAACAGGCTAGCAATGCTGGAGAAGAGGGTGGAAT TGGAGGGCTTGAAGGTGGTGGAGATCGAGAGGTGTAAAAATGATCTGAAGAAGCTACGAGATGAGATGACTTCAAGAGGTGGTGGCAG GGTGAACTGTCCGTGCAAGTACAACTTTGACGATGGGAAGAAGGTCACTCCTAGACGAGATGTCCCCAATTACCCAAAG TACACGCTGTCGCAGGAGACGATCGAGGCACTCAAGAAGCCGACATTTGACGTCTGGCACTGGGAACACAATGAG ATGCTGAGTTGTTTGGAGTATATGTACCATGACTTGGGGCTGGTGAAGGAATTCAACATGAACCCCATCACACTCAAACGCTGGCTG TTAGCGATTCAGGAGAATTACCGTAACAACCCTTTCCACAACTTTCGCCACTGCTTCTGCGTTAGTCAGATGATGTATGGCATGATTCACCTCTGCAACCTGCAG GAGAAGCTGACTCTCACCGATATGGGAATTCTAatgacagctgctgtgtgtcatgACCTGGACCACCCTGGCTACAACAACAC GTACCAAATCAATGCCCGCACAGAGCTGGCAGTGCGCTACAACGACATCTCCCCGCTGGAGAACCATCACTGTGCTGTTGCCTTCCAGATCCTCTCTCTTCCTGAGTGCAATATCTTTGCAAACGTGGATCCAGAGGCATTCAAACAGATCCGACAG GCAATTATCACCCTCATCCTGGCCACTGACATGGCCCGACACGGCGAGATACTAGACTCCTTCAAACAAAAAGTGGACAACTTTGACTTCACCAATGAGGAGCATGTGACATGT ctgaaGATGGTTTTGATCAAGTGCTGCGATATTTCCAATGAAGTGAGGCCAACTGAGGTAGCCGAGCCGTGGGTGGACTGCCTCCTTGAGGAGTACTTCATGCAG AGTGACAGGGAGAAGTCTGAGGGTCTCCCCGTGGCTCCCTTCATGGACAGAGACAAAGTCACCAAACCCACCGCTCAGATCGGATTCATCAAGTTTGTCCTCATCCCAATGTTTGAGACTGTCATGAAG CTTTTCCCTCAGATTGAGGAGATCATGGTTCAACCGTTGAGAGACTCTCGTGACCACTATGAGGAACTGAAACAGATCGATGACGCCATGACAGAG aagaaaaaaactgaaagtaTGTCATTAGGCGGGAAGAAGAAGTAA
- the pde9ac gene encoding high affinity cGMP-specific 3',5'-cyclic phosphodiesterase 9A isoform X1 codes for MGSSSSSYAPKTIYLDVDGKVQKVVFSRHCSPCDIKELLCSSSNIPRNTAIMMVDPEGALVSIDPTMPTNSPNFLYKVVPLSTGQLGEKEDMFQNVLSQVAEQFSRAFRINELKTEVTNRLAMLEKRVELEGLKVVEIERCKNDLKKLRDEMTSRGGGRVNCPCKYNFDDGKKVTPRRDVPNYPKYTLSQETIEALKKPTFDVWHWEHNEMLSCLEYMYHDLGLVKEFNMNPITLKRWLLAIQENYRNNPFHNFRHCFCVSQMMYGMIHLCNLQEKLTLTDMGILMTAAVCHDLDHPGYNNTYQINARTELAVRYNDISPLENHHCAVAFQILSLPECNIFANVDPEAFKQIRQAIITLILATDMARHGEILDSFKQKVDNFDFTNEEHVTCLKMVLIKCCDISNEVRPTEVAEPWVDCLLEEYFMQSDREKSEGLPVAPFMDRDKVTKPTAQIGFIKFVLIPMFETVMKLFPQIEEIMVQPLRDSRDHYEELKQIDDAMTEAQKKKTESMSLGGKKK; via the exons ATGggctccagctcctcctcctatGCCCCCAAAACCATTTACCTGGATGTGGACGGGAAAGTGCAAAAG GTGGTGTTCAGTCGCCACTGCAGCCCATGTGACATCAAGGAGCTCCTGTGTTCCTCATCTAACATTCCCAG GAACACGGCCATCATGATGGTGGACCCAGAGGGCGCCTTGGTCTCCATAGATCCAACCATGCCCACCAACTCTCCAAA CTTTCTGTACAAAGTTGTCCCTCTGTCCACTGGCCAGCTCGGAG agaagGAGGACATGTTTCAGAATGTGCTGTCCCAGGTGGCGGAGCAGTTCAGCAG AGCCTTTCGCATCAACGAGTTGAAGACTGAGGTCACCAACAGGCTAGCAATGCTGGAGAAGAGGGTGGAAT TGGAGGGCTTGAAGGTGGTGGAGATCGAGAGGTGTAAAAATGATCTGAAGAAGCTACGAGATGAGATGACTTCAAGAGGTGGTGGCAG GGTGAACTGTCCGTGCAAGTACAACTTTGACGATGGGAAGAAGGTCACTCCTAGACGAGATGTCCCCAATTACCCAAAG TACACGCTGTCGCAGGAGACGATCGAGGCACTCAAGAAGCCGACATTTGACGTCTGGCACTGGGAACACAATGAG ATGCTGAGTTGTTTGGAGTATATGTACCATGACTTGGGGCTGGTGAAGGAATTCAACATGAACCCCATCACACTCAAACGCTGGCTG TTAGCGATTCAGGAGAATTACCGTAACAACCCTTTCCACAACTTTCGCCACTGCTTCTGCGTTAGTCAGATGATGTATGGCATGATTCACCTCTGCAACCTGCAG GAGAAGCTGACTCTCACCGATATGGGAATTCTAatgacagctgctgtgtgtcatgACCTGGACCACCCTGGCTACAACAACAC GTACCAAATCAATGCCCGCACAGAGCTGGCAGTGCGCTACAACGACATCTCCCCGCTGGAGAACCATCACTGTGCTGTTGCCTTCCAGATCCTCTCTCTTCCTGAGTGCAATATCTTTGCAAACGTGGATCCAGAGGCATTCAAACAGATCCGACAG GCAATTATCACCCTCATCCTGGCCACTGACATGGCCCGACACGGCGAGATACTAGACTCCTTCAAACAAAAAGTGGACAACTTTGACTTCACCAATGAGGAGCATGTGACATGT ctgaaGATGGTTTTGATCAAGTGCTGCGATATTTCCAATGAAGTGAGGCCAACTGAGGTAGCCGAGCCGTGGGTGGACTGCCTCCTTGAGGAGTACTTCATGCAG AGTGACAGGGAGAAGTCTGAGGGTCTCCCCGTGGCTCCCTTCATGGACAGAGACAAAGTCACCAAACCCACCGCTCAGATCGGATTCATCAAGTTTGTCCTCATCCCAATGTTTGAGACTGTCATGAAG CTTTTCCCTCAGATTGAGGAGATCATGGTTCAACCGTTGAGAGACTCTCGTGACCACTATGAGGAACTGAAACAGATCGATGACGCCATGACAGAG gcacagaagaaaaaaactgaaagtaTGTCATTAGGCGGGAAGAAGAAGTAA
- the pde9ac gene encoding high affinity cGMP-specific 3',5'-cyclic phosphodiesterase 9A isoform X2, translated as MGSSSSSYAPKTIYLDVDGKVQKVVFSRHCSPCDIKELLCSSSNIPRNTAIMMVDPEGALVSIDPTMPTNSPNFLYKVVPLSTGQLGEKEDMFQNVLSQVAEQFSRAFRINELKTEVTNRLAMLEKRVELEGLKVVEIERCKNDLKKLRDEMTSRGGGRVNCPCKYNFDDGKKVTPRRDVPNYPKYTLSQETIEALKKPTFDVWHWEHNEMLSCLEYMYHDLGLVKEFNMNPITLKRWLLAIQENYRNNPFHNFRHCFCVSQMMYGMIHLCNLQEKLTLTDMGILMTAAVCHDLDHPGYNNTYQINARTELAVRYNDISPLENHHCAVAFQILSLPECNIFANVDPEAFKQIRQAIITLILATDMARHGEILDSFKQKVDNFDFTNEEHVTCLKMVLIKCCDISNEVRPTEVAEPWVDCLLEEYFMQSDREKSEGLPVAPFMDRDKVTKPTAQIGFIKFVLIPMFETVMKLFPQIEEIMVQPLRDSRDHYEELKQIDDAMTEEPSFVFKLKKDFKKSD; from the exons ATGggctccagctcctcctcctatGCCCCCAAAACCATTTACCTGGATGTGGACGGGAAAGTGCAAAAG GTGGTGTTCAGTCGCCACTGCAGCCCATGTGACATCAAGGAGCTCCTGTGTTCCTCATCTAACATTCCCAG GAACACGGCCATCATGATGGTGGACCCAGAGGGCGCCTTGGTCTCCATAGATCCAACCATGCCCACCAACTCTCCAAA CTTTCTGTACAAAGTTGTCCCTCTGTCCACTGGCCAGCTCGGAG agaagGAGGACATGTTTCAGAATGTGCTGTCCCAGGTGGCGGAGCAGTTCAGCAG AGCCTTTCGCATCAACGAGTTGAAGACTGAGGTCACCAACAGGCTAGCAATGCTGGAGAAGAGGGTGGAAT TGGAGGGCTTGAAGGTGGTGGAGATCGAGAGGTGTAAAAATGATCTGAAGAAGCTACGAGATGAGATGACTTCAAGAGGTGGTGGCAG GGTGAACTGTCCGTGCAAGTACAACTTTGACGATGGGAAGAAGGTCACTCCTAGACGAGATGTCCCCAATTACCCAAAG TACACGCTGTCGCAGGAGACGATCGAGGCACTCAAGAAGCCGACATTTGACGTCTGGCACTGGGAACACAATGAG ATGCTGAGTTGTTTGGAGTATATGTACCATGACTTGGGGCTGGTGAAGGAATTCAACATGAACCCCATCACACTCAAACGCTGGCTG TTAGCGATTCAGGAGAATTACCGTAACAACCCTTTCCACAACTTTCGCCACTGCTTCTGCGTTAGTCAGATGATGTATGGCATGATTCACCTCTGCAACCTGCAG GAGAAGCTGACTCTCACCGATATGGGAATTCTAatgacagctgctgtgtgtcatgACCTGGACCACCCTGGCTACAACAACAC GTACCAAATCAATGCCCGCACAGAGCTGGCAGTGCGCTACAACGACATCTCCCCGCTGGAGAACCATCACTGTGCTGTTGCCTTCCAGATCCTCTCTCTTCCTGAGTGCAATATCTTTGCAAACGTGGATCCAGAGGCATTCAAACAGATCCGACAG GCAATTATCACCCTCATCCTGGCCACTGACATGGCCCGACACGGCGAGATACTAGACTCCTTCAAACAAAAAGTGGACAACTTTGACTTCACCAATGAGGAGCATGTGACATGT ctgaaGATGGTTTTGATCAAGTGCTGCGATATTTCCAATGAAGTGAGGCCAACTGAGGTAGCCGAGCCGTGGGTGGACTGCCTCCTTGAGGAGTACTTCATGCAG AGTGACAGGGAGAAGTCTGAGGGTCTCCCCGTGGCTCCCTTCATGGACAGAGACAAAGTCACCAAACCCACCGCTCAGATCGGATTCATCAAGTTTGTCCTCATCCCAATGTTTGAGACTGTCATGAAG CTTTTCCCTCAGATTGAGGAGATCATGGTTCAACCGTTGAGAGACTCTCGTGACCACTATGAGGAACTGAAACAGATCGATGACGCCATGACAGAG GAGCCTTCGTTTGTGTTCAAATTGAAGAAAGACTTCAAAAAAAGTGACTGA